Within the Gemmatimonadaceae bacterium genome, the region CCGCACGTCAGTTGGTATCGTACCGCGCGCGGGGGGCTCTACGCGTTCGTCGCGTTCGTCGCGATGATCGGGCTGTTCATGGGCTTGCGGGCCGTCGGCGTCGGACCATTCGCCTCTTTGCTCGCGTCGGGCCGACTCAGGCAGAGCGAACCGATTCTGCTCACCGACTTCCGCACGACGAACGTCGACTCCGCGCTGGGGCGCGTCGTGAGCGACGCCGTTCGCGCGGGGCTGACCGGCTCGTCGGCGTTCACGCTGACTCAGCCCGCGGAAATCGTCGCCACGCTGCGACAGATGCAGCGAGAGCCGACGACACGAATCGATTCGGCGGTGGCGCGCGAGATCGCGCAGCGAAAAAACATCAAGGCGATCGTCGACGGCGACGTCACCGGCGTACCGGGCGGCTACATCGTCTCGATCCGCCTCGTACGCGCGGATTCAGGCGGCGAGTTGGCGTCGTTCCGCGAGACGGGCGACGGGCCGCGGGGCCTGATCGACGCGGCGGACAAGCTCGCGCGCCAACTGCGCGCCAAGGCCGGCGAATCTCTCCGCCGGGTGAACGCGACGCCTCCGCTGTTCCAGGCGACAACGTCTTCGCTGGATGCGCTTCGGAAGTACAGCGAGGCGGTGCGACTCAACTCGCTCGGAGACAGGAAGTCGACGGATCTCGCCCGCGATGCCGTGGCGCTCGATTCGACGTTCGCGATGGCGTGGACCCTCCTCGCGGCAACGCTGTCGAACTACGGCGCCCCCCGGTCAGCCATCGATACGGCGACCACACAGGCGTACCGCAATCGAGGTCGGCTTCCGCAGATCGAGCACGACCAGGTTGTAGGGCGCTACTTCGCGATGGGGCCCGGCCGAGATCGCGGCAAGGCGATCGCCGCGTACGAAGGGATGCTTCAGCGCGGCGACAGCATTCCCCAGGTACTGATCAACCTCGGCGAGCTACTGAGAGGGCGTCGACAGTTCGCGCGCGCCGAATCGCTCAACCTGGCGGCCTCGCGACTCTTGCCCGGCACGGCAACGGCTCTCGGAAACGCCGTCGAAATGGAGTTGAATCAGGGGAAGTTCAAGGACGCCGCGGCGAACATCGCTGAGCTCAAGGTGCGAGTCGTCGGGTACGGACTCGGGCGCCAGGCATCCTTGTTCGCGCTCCAGGGGGATTACAGAGCGCTCACCAGACTCGCCGACAGCACATATCGCGCGGGCGACGAACCGAGGCGACGAGTGGGCCTTCCGAACCTGCGCGGGCTCGCCGTTCAGGAAGGTCGCTGGCGAGACTACGTCGCGCTCACCAACGAGCGATCCGGTGCCGGAGCCACCGATCCGGGATTTCCGATTCGGCAGCTACGCCGCGAGGCGGAGCTCAAGGGCCCGTCACCCAAGATCGTGGCGCGACTCGACTCGGTGATCGGCCAGGTACCGTTCAAGGACTTGCCCATGGTGGACCGCCCCTATCTCGAGGCGGCCGTCACGCTCGCCCTCGTGGGGAGCGCCGATAAGGCGCGCGCGATGGTCGCGCGGTATCGCGCCGAGGTCACCGATACGGCGCTCCGACGCGACCAACTCGCCGAGCTGCACGACGTACTCGGCGAGATCGCGATTGCCGACCGAAAGCCCCTCGACGCCGTGGAGGAGTTTCGGCGGGGTGACATCGGATACGACGGCGCCCCGGCTCACGAATGCGCGCCCTGCCTGCCGCTCGAGCTGGGGCAAGCGTTCGACGCCGCCGCGAAGCCGGACTCGGCGATCTTCTTTTTGGAGCGCTATCTGGCAACACCGTTCTGGGACAAGTACTCGATCGAGCTCGACCCAACGCGCGTACCGGCGATCCGCGAACGACTCGGACAGCTCTACGAGTCGATTGGCAACACCGACAAGGCGGTCGAGAACTATCGCGCGTTCATCGAGCTGTGGAAGAACGCGGACCCGGATCTGCAACCTCGAGTGGCCGACGCGCGGAAGCGACTCGCGCGACTCACGCCGGTCGAGAAGCCGCGCCCGTGACGGCTCGATGACCTCCGACCTGCGCTCTCGACTCCAGACCACGCTCGGCGACGGCTACACGATCGAGCGTGAGCTGGGCGGCGGCGGAATGGCGCGCGTCTTTCTCGCGATCGAAACCGGTCTCGCGCGCACCGTCGTCGTCAAGATTCTCGCGCCGGAGCTGGCCGCCGAGGTCAGCGCGGAGCGCTTCGCGCGCGAGGTGAAGGTGGCCGCGCGGCTCCAGCAGGCGAACATCGTCCCCCTACTCAGCGCCGGCGAATCGAATGGCCTGGCGTGGTACTCGATGCCGTACGTGCGCGGCGAGTCGCTTCGCACGCGGCTGGCGGCGAGTGAGCCGGTGTCGTTGACCGACGCGGTGAACATCCTGCGCGACGTGGCCCGCGCGCTCGCGTTCGCGCACGGGGAGGGCGTCGTCCATCGCGACATCAAGCCGGAAAACATTCTGCTCTCGGGCGGCGCCGCGGTCGTCACGGACTTCGGAATCGCCAAGGCGATCACGACGTCGCGTACGCACGACGGGGCAGGACCGACGATCACCCAGATGGGTGCCGCAATCGGCACGCCGGCGTACATGGCGCCTGAGCAAATCGCGGGAGATCCGGGCGTGGATCACCGCGCGGATCTCTATGCGTGGGGCGTCGTGGCGTGGGAGCTGATCGCCGGACGACATCCGTTTTCCGGCAGGACGAGCGCTCAGGCCGTTCTCGCCGCGCATTTGACCGAGGCGTGCCCTTCGCTCACGACGATTCGTTCAAACGTTCCACCCGCGCTCGCGTCGCTCGTCGCGCGCTGCCTCGAAAAGGATCCGTCGCGACGGCCGCAATCGGCGACTGAACTGCTTTCCGCGCTCGACCAAGTCGGATCGACGAGCGGCTCCGCGCCCTCGATGACGCGGTCCAGCCGATTCTCCGCGCGAACCCTCGCGATCGCGGCCGCGATCGTAGTCGTCCTTGGAACGAGCGCCTGGCTGATGGCGCGAAAAACATCGGGCTCCGCGAGGCCGGCGGGCTATAAGTCGCTCGCCGTTCTTCCATTCGGATCGCGCGAGGGCGACACCGCGAACGCGTATTTCGCCGAAGGCATGGCCGACGAGCTCACCACCGAGCTCGCGAAGGTCGGCGGGCTTCGACTCGCCGCGACGAGCTCCGCGGCCGCCTATCGCAACAAGGCGGCAGACGTCCGCGAGGTCGGCAAGTCACTCAACGTCGCCGCGGTGCTGCAGGGCACCGTTCGTCGAGAGGGTGGCCGAATCCGCGTGTCGGCACAGCTGTCCGACGCGGCCGACGGACTGCTCGTGTGGAGCAACAGCTACGAGCGCGAGGTGAAGGATGTGTTCGCCGTGCAGGACGAGTTGACGCGGGACATCGTCGGCGCATTGCGTGTGAAACTCGCGGGCAGCGCCACACCGGGGGAAGCCGGCGCCAAGCGAGATACCACCGATTTCGAGACGTACGACGTCTATCTTCGCGCGCTCCACCTCCTGCGTCAGCGTGGAACGAGAGTCATGGGGTCGATTCCCTATTTTCGCCAAGCGCTCGCGCGCGACTCTTCGTACGCCCGGGCATGGTCCGAGCTCGGCGAAGCGTATTGCGTCCTTCCCTTGTATAGCGCCGTGCGCGTGGACTCGGTTCTCCCGCTCGGGCGTTCAGCCATCGCGCGAGCGCACGCGCTGGATCCATCGGACGCCAACGCGTACGCCGCCGAGGGATTCTGCGACATGTTGGCGATTCGCCCACGCGAGGCCCAGGTCGCGTTCGACCGAGCGCTGAGCCTCGACTCCGGCAACGTGCTGGCGAACCGCGCGCGCTGGTCGGCGCTGGAGTCGGCGGGTCAGACCGATGCAGCCGTCGACGCGGCCCGTCGGACGGCTCGTTTCGATCCGTTGGATGCGACGTCCGCATGGGTCGGCGCTCAGGTGATGCTCGTCGCGAAGCGATACGACGAGGGCATCGCCATGGCTCAGCGCTCGGTGGAGCTCGACTCGGGCGCGAACAATCCCGCCCGGTTGGTCCACGCTCTCATTCTGCACGCGACGAACGACAACGATGGCGCTCGCAAACTGTTGGGCGCGTCTGCCGTCATCTCGCCGCAGATTCTGCCCTGGCGAGGGTATTTGATCGCGGTGACGGGCGACCGGGTTGGCGCGAAGACATTCATCGATCAACGCGAGGCGGTTCGAGGACACGACAGCTTCACCAACCTCACGATTGCCTGGACCTATTTGGGCGTCGGAGACACGACTCGGGCCCTCGATGCGCTCGAGCAGGCGGTGCGCGCCCGCGAGCCGCTGCCGTTCTCCGTTCCGTTCAGCATGCCGGCCTACGACCCGCTCCGTCGCAGCACGCGATTCGCGGCGGTGATCAAAGGCTATGGCATGGATCCGGCGGCGTTTGGCGTCGCGACGAGCGGGCCGAAATAGCCTTCGACACAACCGGGGCTGGACGGTCGGCGACTAGCCCGGAGCGACTTTCGGGGCACACTGGCCTGCGCGGCGGGTATTTTCGGGGTATGCGCATACTCACCCTCGTTTCCATCGCGACGTTCGCCGCCGCTGCCGCTTGCAGCAGCGACACCGCGGCCCCGACTTGCTGCACGACCGGCGCTCCATCGCTGCGCGTCGTCAACGCGATCACGAGTCCGGTCGATGTGTTGATCGACGGCAGCGTCGCGATCTCGTCGCTCGCGCCCGGCACGATCGGAACCGCCGCCGCGCCTTCGGGCAGCCACTCCCTGATACTACGCGCCACGCAGCTCGCCGCGTCGACACCGCGCTCCATCACGACGACAGACGGCTCGGTCGCGACGGTCGCCGTCGTGCTCACGGCGAGCGGCACGGTACAAGGCGCGGTCCTCGATGACACCAACAGCGTGGTGCCCGCCGGTGCCACGAAGGTCCGCGTGCTCCATCTCGCGCCGAACGCGGGCACGATTCAGGTCTACCGCACGCAGCCCGATTTCCCGACGCCGGTCGACTGGCAGTTTCCGTTCAACTATCAATCCGACCCGACGCCGATCAGCGCGCCGTTTGTTCAGAGCACCGTCGGCACCTGGGAGATCCGCGTCTGGCAAACGCCCGCGGATTCCTCCGGATGGGCCAACGCGCCGATCAAGATCACGATTCCTCTCGCCAGCGGCGAAAAGAAAACCGTGATGATCCTCGACAAGCCGGGCGGCGGGATCAGGTACGAGCTGATGTGACGAGAAGGCGGCTGCTACTCAGCCGCCTTCTTCGTTTTCTGTCGCTCCCGTATCTCTACCGGGAGTAGCACGCGGCGTCCGCCGCCGCCGACCCACACCTCGAGGCGCATCTCACCGGCTTTGGTCGGCACATAGGTGAAGTCGGCCGTTTCGCCCGGCCCCAGCCGCGCGAGCGCCGACTTCGGAG harbors:
- a CDS encoding protein kinase, producing MHACLPPTADFAANDRDLVRNDEGRATVSGPLFTQLQATLGDAYRLERELGGGGMSRVFVADEVRLGRKVVVKLLSPDLAQGLSAERFEREIRTVAGLQQANIVPVLTAGDTEGLPFYTMPFVEGESLRARLARGPLAVAEVVSVLKDVSKALAYAHQRGVVHRDIKPDNVLISGGTAVVTDFGIAKAISAARTDSGGATLTQVGTSIGTPAYMAPEQAAGDAGIDSRADIYALGAMAYELLSGQLVFPDRTAPRMLAAHMSEDPRPLATLRGDVPAALADLVMRCLAKDPANRPQSAGDVVRDLETMASGSATAMPPILLGGPAMFMKALAIYAASFVVVAVIAKAAIVGIGLPEWVFPGSLIVMGLGLPVVLWTGYVQRVTRRAMTATPTFTPGGTPTATHGKIATIALKAAPHVSWYRTARGGLYAFVAFVAMIGLFMGLRAVGVGPFASLLASGRLRQSEPILLTDFRTTNVDSALGRVVSDAVRAGLTGSSAFTLTQPAEIVATLRQMQREPTTRIDSAVAREIAQRKNIKAIVDGDVTGVPGGYIVSIRLVRADSGGELASFRETGDGPRGLIDAADKLARQLRAKAGESLRRVNATPPLFQATTSSLDALRKYSEAVRLNSLGDRKSTDLARDAVALDSTFAMAWTLLAATLSNYGAPRSAIDTATTQAYRNRGRLPQIEHDQVVGRYFAMGPGRDRGKAIAAYEGMLQRGDSIPQVLINLGELLRGRRQFARAESLNLAASRLLPGTATALGNAVEMELNQGKFKDAAANIAELKVRVVGYGLGRQASLFALQGDYRALTRLADSTYRAGDEPRRRVGLPNLRGLAVQEGRWRDYVALTNERSGAGATDPGFPIRQLRREAELKGPSPKIVARLDSVIGQVPFKDLPMVDRPYLEAAVTLALVGSADKARAMVARYRAEVTDTALRRDQLAELHDVLGEIAIADRKPLDAVEEFRRGDIGYDGAPAHECAPCLPLELGQAFDAAAKPDSAIFFLERYLATPFWDKYSIELDPTRVPAIRERLGQLYESIGNTDKAVENYRAFIELWKNADPDLQPRVADARKRLARLTPVEKPRP
- a CDS encoding DUF4397 domain-containing protein; translated protein: MRILTLVSIATFAAAAACSSDTAAPTCCTTGAPSLRVVNAITSPVDVLIDGSVAISSLAPGTIGTAAAPSGSHSLILRATQLAASTPRSITTTDGSVATVAVVLTASGTVQGAVLDDTNSVVPAGATKVRVLHLAPNAGTIQVYRTQPDFPTPVDWQFPFNYQSDPTPISAPFVQSTVGTWEIRVWQTPADSSGWANAPIKITIPLASGEKKTVMILDKPGGGIRYELM
- a CDS encoding protein kinase → MTSDLRSRLQTTLGDGYTIERELGGGGMARVFLAIETGLARTVVVKILAPELAAEVSAERFAREVKVAARLQQANIVPLLSAGESNGLAWYSMPYVRGESLRTRLAASEPVSLTDAVNILRDVARALAFAHGEGVVHRDIKPENILLSGGAAVVTDFGIAKAITTSRTHDGAGPTITQMGAAIGTPAYMAPEQIAGDPGVDHRADLYAWGVVAWELIAGRHPFSGRTSAQAVLAAHLTEACPSLTTIRSNVPPALASLVARCLEKDPSRRPQSATELLSALDQVGSTSGSAPSMTRSSRFSARTLAIAAAIVVVLGTSAWLMARKTSGSARPAGYKSLAVLPFGSREGDTANAYFAEGMADELTTELAKVGGLRLAATSSAAAYRNKAADVREVGKSLNVAAVLQGTVRREGGRIRVSAQLSDAADGLLVWSNSYEREVKDVFAVQDELTRDIVGALRVKLAGSATPGEAGAKRDTTDFETYDVYLRALHLLRQRGTRVMGSIPYFRQALARDSSYARAWSELGEAYCVLPLYSAVRVDSVLPLGRSAIARAHALDPSDANAYAAEGFCDMLAIRPREAQVAFDRALSLDSGNVLANRARWSALESAGQTDAAVDAARRTARFDPLDATSAWVGAQVMLVAKRYDEGIAMAQRSVELDSGANNPARLVHALILHATNDNDGARKLLGASAVISPQILPWRGYLIAVTGDRVGAKTFIDQREAVRGHDSFTNLTIAWTYLGVGDTTRALDALEQAVRAREPLPFSVPFSMPAYDPLRRSTRFAAVIKGYGMDPAAFGVATSGPK